One genomic window of Niveibacterium sp. SC-1 includes the following:
- the phbB gene encoding acetoacetyl-CoA reductase — translation MVRVALITGGMGGLGEAICIKMAALGYKVVTTHSPGNERVAEWLHAMNNMGYGFKAYPCDVTDFDSCKECVTTVTREVGSIDVLVNNAGITRDMTFKKMTKADWDAVIHTNLDSVFNMTKQVMDGMTERKWGRVINVSSVNGQKGAFGQTNYSAAKAGMHGFTKALALEVAKHGVTVNTISPGYIGTKMVTAIPQEILDSKILPQIPVSRLGKPEEIAGLVSYLASDEAAFLTGANISINGGQHMS, via the coding sequence ATGGTTCGAGTGGCATTGATCACCGGCGGCATGGGTGGCTTGGGTGAAGCGATCTGCATAAAGATGGCCGCTCTTGGCTACAAGGTCGTCACCACGCATTCGCCGGGCAACGAGCGCGTCGCCGAATGGCTGCACGCGATGAACAACATGGGCTACGGCTTCAAGGCCTACCCCTGCGACGTGACCGACTTCGACTCCTGCAAGGAGTGCGTGACGACGGTGACGCGCGAGGTGGGCTCGATCGACGTGCTGGTGAACAACGCCGGCATTACGCGCGACATGACCTTCAAGAAGATGACCAAGGCCGACTGGGACGCGGTGATCCACACGAACCTGGATTCGGTCTTCAACATGACCAAACAGGTCATGGACGGCATGACCGAACGCAAGTGGGGGCGCGTCATCAACGTGTCCTCGGTCAACGGCCAGAAGGGTGCCTTCGGCCAGACCAACTACTCGGCCGCGAAGGCCGGCATGCATGGCTTCACCAAGGCGCTGGCGCTGGAAGTGGCCAAGCACGGCGTCACGGTCAACACGATCAGCCCGGGCTACATCGGAACCAAGATGGTGACCGCGATCCCGCAGGAAATCCTCGACTCGAAGATCCTGCCGCAGATCCCCGTGAGCCGGCTGGGCAAGCCGGAGGAAATCGCGGGTCTGGTGAGCTATCTGGCTTCAGACGAAGCGGCGTTCCTGACGGGCGCCAACATCTCGATCAACGGCGGTCAGCATATGTCCTGA
- a CDS encoding beta-ketoacyl-ACP reductase → MSRKVALVTGGMGGLGTAICKSLHENGFKVVANCLPGLPGKDEWLNKMRADGVDVSEAEADVTDYEQCAAMVKRIESDIGPVEVLVNNAGITRDAMFRKMDKGQWDAVLSTNLDSVFNVTHQVLPGMAERGWGRVINISSVNGVKGQFGQANYSAAKAGILGFTKAIAQEVAKKGVTVNAIAPGYVGTDMVMAIKQEVRDQIVATIPAGRLGKPEEIGDLCAFLASESAGYITGSTININGGLHMG, encoded by the coding sequence ATGTCCCGGAAAGTGGCCCTTGTTACTGGCGGTATGGGCGGTTTGGGCACCGCCATCTGTAAGTCCCTGCACGAGAATGGATTCAAGGTCGTCGCCAACTGTCTTCCCGGTCTGCCGGGCAAGGACGAATGGCTCAACAAGATGCGCGCGGATGGCGTCGACGTGAGCGAGGCCGAGGCCGATGTGACCGACTACGAGCAGTGCGCGGCGATGGTCAAGCGTATCGAGAGCGACATCGGTCCTGTCGAAGTGCTGGTCAACAATGCCGGCATCACGCGGGACGCCATGTTCCGCAAGATGGACAAGGGGCAGTGGGATGCTGTGCTCTCCACCAACCTGGACAGCGTCTTCAACGTGACGCACCAGGTCCTGCCCGGCATGGCCGAGCGGGGCTGGGGACGTGTGATCAATATCTCTTCGGTCAATGGCGTGAAGGGTCAGTTCGGCCAGGCCAACTACTCGGCCGCCAAGGCGGGCATTCTCGGCTTCACCAAGGCCATCGCCCAGGAAGTCGCCAAGAAGGGCGTGACCGTCAATGCGATCGCGCCGGGCTACGTCGGCACCGACATGGTCATGGCGATCAAGCAGGAAGTGCGCGACCAGATCGTCGCAACCATTCCGGCGGGCCGCCTGGGCAAGCCTGAGGAGATCGGCGACCTGTGCGCCTTCCTCGCCTCCGAGTCCGCGGGCTACATCACCGGTTCGACCATCAACATCAACGGCGGCTTGCACATGGGCTGA
- the phaR gene encoding polyhydroxyalkanoate synthesis repressor PhaR → MAQQPRLIKKYPNRRLYDTRTSSYITLADVKELVLGQEEFQVVDAKTNEDLTRAILLQIILEEESGGAPMFTVDLLSQMIRFYGNAMQGMMGKYLENNIKAFTDLQVKLQEHARSIYGDNNPMSRDLWTQFLNFQGPALHSMMGAYIDQSKKMFSQMQEQVESQTRNLFSGFQFPNFGTPPNGDASDPEKNRK, encoded by the coding sequence ATGGCGCAGCAACCCCGACTCATCAAGAAGTATCCCAATAGAAGGTTGTACGACACACGAACGAGCTCTTACATCACGCTGGCGGACGTGAAGGAGCTGGTGCTCGGACAGGAGGAGTTCCAGGTCGTCGACGCCAAGACGAACGAAGACCTGACCCGGGCCATCCTGCTCCAGATCATCCTGGAGGAAGAGTCGGGCGGCGCACCGATGTTCACCGTGGACCTGCTCTCGCAAATGATCCGTTTCTACGGCAACGCGATGCAGGGGATGATGGGCAAGTACCTCGAGAACAACATCAAGGCCTTCACCGATCTGCAGGTCAAGCTGCAGGAGCATGCGCGCTCGATCTACGGGGACAACAACCCGATGAGTCGCGACCTGTGGACGCAGTTCCTCAACTTCCAGGGGCCGGCGCTGCACAGCATGATGGGTGCATACATCGACCAGAGCAAAAAGATGTTCAGCCAGATGCAGGAGCAGGTCGAGAGCCAGACCCGCAACCTGTTCTCCGGTTTCCAGTTCCCGAACTTCGGCACGCCGCCCAACGGCGATGCCAGCGATCCGGAAAAGAACCGCAAGTAA
- the rimO gene encoding 30S ribosomal protein S12 methylthiotransferase RimO: MSKNPTVGMVSLGCPKATSDSENILTRLRAEGYAISGSYDDADVVIVNTCGFIDAAVEESLDAIGEALKENGRVIVTGCLGAKKDSAGQGIVELAHPKVLAVTGPHATEAVMDVVHQHLPKPHDPFTDLVPPQGIRLTPGHFAYLKISEGCNHRCTFCIIPSMRGDLVSRPIGDVMREAEALAAAGVKEILVVSQDTSAYGVDVKYRTGFWGGKPVRTKMYDLCNALGDLGIWVRLHYVYPYPHVDDIIPLMAERKILPYLDIPFQHASQRVLKAMKRPASAENTLERVKRWREICPDLTIRSTFIAGFPGETEEDFSELLDWLSEAQLDRVGCFAYSPVEGATANELPGAVPAEVREERRIRLMEHQEDISTQRLERWLDREITVLVDDVDDEGALARSEGDAPEIDGLVIIPDGHELQPGEFARVRVTDVDVHDLYAQPI; the protein is encoded by the coding sequence ATGAGCAAGAATCCAACCGTAGGCATGGTGTCGCTGGGCTGTCCGAAAGCCACCAGTGACTCCGAAAACATCCTCACGCGCCTGCGGGCCGAGGGCTACGCCATCTCCGGCAGCTATGACGACGCCGACGTGGTGATCGTCAACACCTGCGGCTTCATCGACGCCGCGGTGGAAGAGTCGCTGGATGCGATCGGCGAGGCGCTCAAGGAGAACGGCCGCGTGATCGTCACCGGCTGCCTGGGCGCGAAAAAGGACTCGGCCGGCCAGGGCATCGTGGAGCTCGCGCATCCCAAGGTGCTGGCCGTGACCGGCCCGCATGCGACCGAAGCGGTGATGGATGTGGTGCACCAGCACCTGCCCAAGCCGCACGATCCCTTCACGGATCTCGTGCCGCCGCAGGGCATCCGCCTGACGCCCGGCCACTTCGCCTATTTGAAGATTTCCGAAGGCTGCAACCATCGTTGCACCTTCTGCATCATCCCCTCGATGCGCGGCGACCTCGTCTCGCGTCCGATCGGCGATGTGATGCGCGAAGCCGAGGCGCTGGCCGCCGCCGGCGTGAAGGAGATTCTCGTGGTCTCCCAGGACACCTCGGCCTACGGCGTGGACGTCAAGTACCGCACCGGTTTCTGGGGCGGCAAGCCGGTCCGCACCAAGATGTACGACCTGTGCAACGCGCTGGGTGATCTGGGCATCTGGGTGCGCCTGCACTACGTCTACCCGTACCCGCATGTGGACGACATCATTCCGCTGATGGCCGAGCGCAAGATCCTTCCTTACCTCGACATCCCGTTCCAGCATGCTTCGCAGCGCGTGCTCAAGGCGATGAAGCGTCCGGCGAGCGCCGAGAACACGCTGGAACGCGTCAAGCGCTGGCGCGAGATCTGCCCGGATCTCACCATCCGCAGCACTTTCATCGCCGGCTTCCCTGGCGAGACTGAGGAAGACTTCAGCGAGCTGCTCGACTGGCTCTCCGAGGCGCAGCTCGACCGCGTGGGCTGCTTTGCCTACTCGCCGGTTGAGGGCGCGACCGCGAATGAACTTCCCGGTGCCGTGCCGGCCGAAGTGCGCGAGGAGCGTCGCATCCGCCTCATGGAGCACCAGGAAGACATCTCCACGCAGCGCCTTGAGCGCTGGCTCGACCGCGAGATCACCGTGCTGGTCGACGACGTCGACGACGAGGGCGCGCTGGCCCGTAGCGAAGGCGATGCACCGGAGATCGATGGCTTGGTGATCATCCCCGATGGCCACGAGCTACAGCCGGGCGAATTCGCCCGCGTGCGTGTGACCGACGTGGATGTGCACGACCTCTACGCGCAACCGATCTGA
- a CDS encoding FAD-binding oxidoreductase: MTEILSRLADIVGAPNLLTAQPDVAPYLRDQRGRYEGRALAVVRPANTEELAAVMQACYAAGVPMVPQGGNTGLCGGATPDDSGSAVVITTGRMRKVRAVDTANDTITVEAGCTLAELQAAAEKAGRLFPLSLASEGSCQIGGNLSTNAGGVHVLRYGNARELVLGLEVVLPDGRIWNGLRGLRKDNTGYDLKQLFVGGEGTLGIIAAAVLKLFPLPATRAVAWVAVPSAEAAVRLLGRVKGGAGERLVAFELISRATLDVVLNHIAGAQDPLPQPSPWVVLFELADSDAQADLNGLIEKVLEPALEAEEALDAAIAHSEAQIEALWALRENASEAQKRQGVSIKHDVSVPVSRIPEFLARADAGLQEAFPGIRIVAFGHVGDGNLHYNCSMADPVANKALVARTEEVNRVVHDVVASLDGSISAEHGLGQLKREEITRYKAPLELELMRGIKQAFDPRGLMNPGKVL, from the coding sequence ATGACCGAGATCCTTTCCCGCCTGGCCGACATCGTCGGCGCGCCGAACCTGCTGACCGCCCAGCCGGATGTGGCGCCCTATCTGCGCGACCAGCGCGGGCGTTACGAAGGTCGTGCGCTCGCCGTTGTGAGGCCGGCAAATACCGAAGAACTCGCGGCCGTGATGCAGGCCTGCTATGCGGCAGGTGTCCCGATGGTGCCCCAGGGGGGCAACACCGGACTCTGTGGTGGCGCGACGCCGGATGACAGCGGCTCGGCGGTGGTGATCACCACGGGGCGGATGCGCAAGGTGCGGGCGGTCGATACGGCCAACGACACGATCACGGTCGAGGCAGGCTGCACGCTGGCCGAGCTTCAGGCTGCGGCCGAGAAGGCGGGGCGACTCTTCCCGCTGTCCCTGGCTTCCGAGGGCTCCTGCCAGATCGGCGGCAATCTCTCCACCAACGCGGGGGGCGTGCACGTGCTGCGCTACGGCAACGCTCGCGAGCTGGTGCTCGGGCTGGAGGTAGTGTTGCCTGACGGGCGTATCTGGAATGGGCTGCGTGGTTTGCGCAAGGACAACACCGGCTATGACCTCAAGCAACTTTTCGTTGGAGGGGAGGGCACGCTGGGCATCATTGCGGCGGCCGTGCTCAAGCTGTTCCCGTTGCCGGCGACCCGCGCGGTTGCCTGGGTGGCCGTGCCGAGCGCCGAGGCTGCGGTGCGATTGCTCGGCCGGGTGAAGGGCGGAGCAGGCGAGCGACTGGTGGCCTTCGAGCTCATCAGCAGGGCGACGCTGGACGTGGTGCTGAATCACATCGCGGGTGCGCAGGATCCGCTTCCACAGCCTTCGCCCTGGGTGGTGCTCTTCGAACTCGCAGACAGCGATGCCCAAGCCGATCTGAACGGCCTGATCGAAAAAGTGCTGGAGCCCGCGCTCGAAGCCGAAGAGGCGCTCGATGCGGCGATCGCGCACTCCGAGGCGCAGATTGAGGCGCTCTGGGCGTTGCGCGAGAACGCCTCCGAAGCACAGAAGCGCCAGGGCGTGAGCATCAAACACGACGTCTCAGTGCCGGTGAGCCGTATTCCGGAATTCCTCGCGCGCGCGGATGCGGGTTTGCAGGAAGCTTTTCCGGGCATCCGGATCGTTGCCTTCGGCCATGTCGGCGACGGGAACCTTCACTACAACTGCTCGATGGCGGATCCCGTTGCAAACAAGGCGCTTGTCGCCCGCACCGAGGAAGTCAATCGGGTCGTGCACGATGTCGTTGCTTCGCTCGATGGCTCGATCTCGGCCGAGCACGGTCTGGGGCAACTCAAGCGCGAGGAGATCACACGCTACAAGGCGCCGCTGGAGTTGGAGCTGATGCGGGGGATCAAACAGGCCTTCGATCCGAGGGGGCTGATGAATCCGGGCAAGGTGTTGTGA